The genomic window AAATGGCGTCACTTAGCCGGGTCCGAGCCTTTACTCTGATTTTCTTAACTGCAAGCAGTTATTTAATTACTCCCACAAGTGGCAAGGAAGGAGGGGGAGAGGAGACGGTCATCATCGGGCTGAGACTGGAGGACACGGACGACATTTCCTTCATGGACAGAGGCTATCTGCGCATCAGTGAGAGGTCTCGGGTGAGACTGAGGGTGTACGGGCAAAACATTAACAACGAGACGTGGTCCAAAATCGCCTTTACGGAACACGAGAGGAGTCGAGTGATTGGCAGCATCTCCTCAGGGGACAACAAGAGTCAGGAGGACACGTCGGGCTTGCACCCCTGCGGCATCAGGACTTCGGATATTCTCATCTTGCCCAATATCATTTTAAATCGCAAGACGTCTGGCATCGTGGAAATCGACGTCAAGCCTCTGCGAAAGACTGAGAGGAGCAAAGCGTACTACCTGTGCATCGCCACCTCCACACCTGCCGCGACGGGCGCGCACGACCCGTGGACGGAGAACACGTGGATCTATCACGATGGAGAGGACACCAACGTGATCGTGGTGGAGGAGAAGAGGTTCCTGCTCCCTTTCTGGCTCCAGGTCATCTTCATTTCCATGTTGCTCTGCCTCTCGGGCATGTTCAGCGGCTTGAACCTGGGTCTGATGGCGCTGGATCCCATGGAGCTGCAGATCGTCCAGAACTGCGGGACGGAGAAGGAGAAGAACTACGCCCGGAAGATCGAGCCCGTCAGGAGCCAAGGAAACTACCTGCTTTGCTCGCTTCTCCTGGGGAATGTTCTGGTCAACACCACCTTGACCATCCTGCTGGATGATATCGCCGGGTCTGGATTGATAGCTGTAGTGATGTCCACCATCGGCATCGTCATATTTGGAGAGATTGTGCCTCAAGCGATATGTTCACGACACGGTCTTGCTGTGGGTGCGAATACAATCTTCTTGACCAAATTCTTCATGCTGCTCACTTTCCCCGCGTCCTATCCGGTAAGTAAACTGCTCGATTATCTCCTCGGACAGGAGATTGGCACGGTGTACAACCGAGAGAAGCTCTTGGAGATGTTGAGGGTCACGGATCCCTATAATGACTTGGTGAAAGAGGAGCTGAACATCATTCAGGGCGCGCTGGAGCTCAGGACTAAGACCGTGGAAGATGTGATGACCCCTTTGCGCGACTGCTTCATGATCGCCGGCGACGCCTCGCTCGATTTCAACAGCATGAGCGAGATCATGGAGAGCGGCTACACGCGCATCCCGGTCTTCGAGGGCGACAGGTCTAACATCGTGGACCTGCTGTTCGTCAAGGACCTTGCGTTTGTGGATCCCGACGACTGTACCCCGCTGAAGACGATAACGAAGTTCTACAGCCATCCCTTACACTTCGTCTTCAACGACACTAAACTCGACGCGATGCTGGAGGAGTTCAAGAAAGGTGAGAGCGCGCTCGCGTGGATGCCAGACATGAGGCTTTGGTTTGCGCCGGCTGACAATGTTGCTTGCATTGGATGTTTCCTTACAGTATTAGGCAACTTTGCACAAGTTTTATGGTTATTTGAAAGTTAAGCATCGTTTTTACTAAATGGCTATTTCACGCAGGGATAAAGCAGTTCGATTTCATTCAGATTTACAGATACTACATTTactggttttcaaaaaaaaaaaaaaaagtgcattttagctGTTTTTCTCCAAGTTATGCTTACTCAGATATTTAAATACTGATTTGGCTGACAACCTgtgtaattcattcattcagctaGTAAAGGAAGGTATACTCTTATATTAATGtttgtacattaaaataataatgcaatacaaAGTATACATATCAAATGTTCCCAATCATCCATTGTTATCATTTAAAACCCGTCTTCCCGCTTGttatcaattataattatttaaacccACTAAAACTGGACTTAAGTTTAAATGCTGCTTTCAATTTTTTAGTAAAAGCATGCATGCCAAAGATAGAACTTAAAGTACTGCATAGGCCTGCATTACACTTTTTAGACCTTTTCTTTGGAATAAACTCTTAAGACACATATTATTGTggcaaactgaaataaataatttgttatatcAAAATAACGCGAaccttttttttcacattgtatGTGGGAAGAAAGAGGCAGGGTCTAGTTTATCATGCATGGTCAATCCTGTTTCAGAGTTTGCTAAATACTTCCTCTCCATACCCTTTGTTTGCTCCTTCTTGAGTGTTCGTACATGATTTAAATTTACTAGGAGCTTTATTTGACCCTTGCTTGCTCACCCTCAGGACCCTGCAAAGGTTTTATAGGACGCCCGAGTGCAGGGAAGTGCTTGCACTAAATGCAGTATTTTGATGTGCCCTCACATAGCCAAAGGTTAATGCTTGCAGCAGAGGTGAGAATTTAGTGATGCAATGGAAATACACTGCGAGTGTACTCACAGTTGCTTAAGGTTGACTCCGGGGGGCTATTAGATGTAATACTTTATAATGCACGAAATAACATGCCACTTCAACAATCTGAATTTTGTGTTCTGTATGGTGACAATCGTGATGAGAATtttcttagttaaaaaaaaaaagtccttagagtttagaaaatagttttaaaaggTCAAAGTTATTTTGgtttaaagaaaataaactgtAAGGGAAATTGCATTTAACAGCATATTCCCCAAAAACATGTAAATAAGAGTAGATTTACAGTTTATGGTGTAAATCAGACAATGTAATAGCCACTTACATGATCATTTTGTGTTATACATGGCCTCATAAGTCTAACCAGCTTGCAATTAATATCAAAATGAactattttagtgtattttatcatatcatatatatattaaaaaatttctATTTCAGTTCAGTTCTGTTCTAGTTGTTCATAACTTGGCCACTACAAAACTACATGTTCATTATAAGAATTTTAGCAGCCTCTGCTATGATTGTGACTCTTGTTCTTGGCTGCTCTCCAGAGGAAACTCACCACTGGCTGTTGGTATTCTATTGACCGATTAGGGGAGTGAGCACAAAGTTTCACGTCAGTCTGGCTGTGGTTCGAGCACTCTCTCAGTTCAAAGTGCTTTGTATTGTAAGTCAGTGTTAATTAATCTAATGCCTCTTGCGGAGCCGCACAGCCGTCCAAAGTATGAACAAAATACATCACTCCTGCCAAGCACACCTTCCAACTGTAATTTGTTTCTCTTTGATATTGCTTTTTGAGTGGCAAAAGTTGCTTTTGTTATTTCCGCAGCCGACTTTAATGGTAACTTTGAAGCGTTAGGCAGATGAAACTCAACAGTGACAGAGGAAAATGACTCGTAATAATCAACTAAATGGGTGTCCAAATGAGAAGGGCTTCTGACTGCAATCATGACCTTTAATGTCAGCCTTAAAATTCCTGGTGCAACAGTCTAGTTCCTTATTGATTGAGATAATTAGTGTGTCGTGACGGGACCCCTGCCAAACAGCAGTTTTAATGAGAATGGCATTGTTTATTGTCTGCGCTTAATTCAAAACGGTGTAGTTCAGGAAGCATTTGTTGCTGCAATGATTCTTACTGTACATGTTAAGTCGAATTTATGCTCTTTAAGTATACTAAGtaaattttaagtaaattaagGGCTAAACAATAAGGATGGCCTGCTAAATCAGTCTGAGACAGAGaacaaaactgcaataaaaatacttatataatatatttttagagtGAGGCCACTGAGTTGACAGGCCGAGTAAAAACTAATGGCCCAATCAGCcaacctaaaaatatatattattactaaatgtgatttctgactttttttttttttttcatgcaattcgCTAAAAATGAACCCTTTGAAAAAGTTGAGTCAGGTTAAAAAAACTTTGTTACTtctaatactaaaatataaaatatatgagaaACCTATTTTACCCACACAAGTTTGACACAAAATGAAGTACCAGTAGCGATAAATACTACTTATAgtatactatattacaattaatctatttaaatattagttattaattaattaatttaattttgtgtctgtgcagttattttaaatgtacaaataggTTTGTCAAATTGACTGCTAAAACAATAGAAATAATGCGATTAAAACaagataattattatttagattttttagccTTTGACGTGCTCCAAAAGCGGAATTAAATAAGAGGTCAAGTATGTCCAGCGCTATCTCACGACAAATTCGTACCTATTTTATGAgatggcttattcgtacgaatttgtacgaccccagtgacggttaggtttaggggcggggttaggtgtgggtcattcgtacaaattcatacgaattgtgcaactcgtaaaatacgtacgatttggcaacaatcgtatgaatttgtacgagtgtggtcgtacgaattcgcacgaataagccaccttgtgaaaaaggtacgaattgccgtgagattggGTTGGTATGTCCATAAGCAAAACCGCATTCTCCTGAATGACCAGCACTTTTAATGCTTTTGTCATTCTTTATCAGATTTCATCAAGTATCCCGTCGATTACTTTAGTGCTTAATCTAGTACAGGAACGGGTTACTATCTTCTCCTCATCAAACTCATTTAGCTGCAGAAGGATGTAGAAACTGCAAACAGACAGAACAAAGTACATAAGGACAAAGGTCATGAAATTAGAGCCTAATTCTCCTGAACTCACTAACTCTTCAGTATGACTCATAGTTCAGTGCCTGCCTCGTTATCACCCTCTTGAGATCTGTTAATTTATGCGAGATAGGGAGATCTCTTATCTTCTTAAATCATGCAGATGAACTCAGTTCTCAGTTCAGTTCTTTCTCAGCAAGAGACTCCACGTTCATCTGCATCTCCATCTGTTTTGCCATCATGTTTTTGTCATTATGGTTATAGGATTCTATAATAAAGAACGACTTCATCTGATCACAGTTACATCGTTATATATTCAAAACATTCCACAAATGTTCCATGCTCCACGAATACTCCATAAAAAGATAAAAGTCATCCTGCGCATCAGTATGCAGTGGGCACGTTATCAGTAGTGACATCTATAGATGTCACAATCCactgtaattcatttacagtACAGCAACTGCTGTATTTTTGTAACGGAGGGCCACTAAAGGTGATTGCCCTCCACATGAGTTCTTGCACGTATTGAACCAATCCACCCGCTAATGTAGGCCAATCTATGCTTAATTCAGATTCAGCAACCTCCTTTCCTTCTTGTTGTAACGTGGGAATTCTTTTTTCACTTCGCTTGGCCTAGTTAAGGCTGCATTCTGTCTCATAACAGATGACATCCCTGCTTCTTTTTCTGTTAAGCTCAATCCTCTTGAATGAAAGAGGTTTCATTTTTGTGGCATCCTGCATCTTCAGTTTTTATAAGCATCTGATAAGCAGTCGACCAGTACGCAAACTGATTTCTGCTGAGATGTTGAAACGTATACTTGGTAGGACTTGCTTATGCTGGTAGGGTTTAAGTGGCATCATATTGGCAGGAACTGTGCTGGATGCAGTGTGTGGGATCCCCCTGTGTGCACACTGTGATTCCACACTTAGACTCTTACAGACATACACTGTTATTAGGGTAGTTACAATATTagaatactattaataatattgtgtcaaaatatattgcaatatagaAATGCAACAGTAGGTATCATCTTGGCAACAAAATGCATTGTGTGCAGTTCAGCCAAAATTAAAGTTTAGACAGTTTTAATTCAACATC from Carassius auratus strain Wakin chromosome 1, ASM336829v1, whole genome shotgun sequence includes these protein-coding regions:
- the LOC113106431 gene encoding metal transporter CNNM2-like — translated: MAEPSVPVPPRKMASLSRVRAFTLIFLTASSYLITPTSGKEGGGEETVIIGLRLEDTDDISFMDRGYLRISERSRVRLRVYGQNINNETWSKIAFTEHERSRVIGSISSGDNKSQEDTSGLHPCGIRTSDILILPNIILNRKTSGIVEIDVKPLRKTERSKAYYLCIATSTPAATGAHDPWTENTWIYHDGEDTNVIVVEEKRFLLPFWLQVIFISMLLCLSGMFSGLNLGLMALDPMELQIVQNCGTEKEKNYARKIEPVRSQGNYLLCSLLLGNVLVNTTLTILLDDIAGSGLIAVVMSTIGIVIFGEIVPQAICSRHGLAVGANTIFLTKFFMLLTFPASYPVSKLLDYLLGQEIGTVYNREKLLEMLRVTDPYNDLVKEELNIIQGALELRTKTVEDVMTPLRDCFMIAGDASLDFNSMSEIMESGYTRIPVFEGDRSNIVDLLFVKDLAFVDPDDCTPLKTITKFYSHPLHFVFNDTKLDAMLEEFKKGKSHLAIVHRVNNEGEGDPFYEVLGIVTLEDVIEEIIKSEILDETDLYTDNKTKKKITHRERKQDFSAFKHMDNEMKVKISPQLLLATLRFLATEVEAFSPSQMSEKILLRLLKHPNVIQELKYNEKNKKAIEHYLFHRNKPVDYFILILQGKVEVEAGKEGMKFEAGAFSSYGMMALTATPENKSPPRSFGMNHSDSLNRSERIEAITPSLGSSNHQLNAFLQIYVPDYSVRALSDVQYIKVTRQQYQNAVMASRMDKTPQSSESEYTKIEMTLTELHDGVTDETATLFNQTQNCVAHNKTNHTGHSEGTI